A single genomic interval of Dromiciops gliroides isolate mDroGli1 chromosome 1, mDroGli1.pri, whole genome shotgun sequence harbors:
- the LOC122741866 gene encoding zinc finger protein OZF-like isoform X3, whose amino-acid sequence MAAELLPAWSQVLVTFTDVTVNFTSEEWSLLNPAQRGLYRDVMLENYENVVSLGFPVCEPDVISCLEQGEETWILDMQETEEREIMRGDCSDCETRTENKEMLLKQEISEDVESQNMILERLMGDVPHVSKCRETFESDAKSKDGLQSSADKFVSQKRHMRSMTVMDQNPPEGEKDQKCNEFGRNLSLNSNTIRISSREKPQQCDDMDQKSKQNSDLIIHQKNHTEGKSYKPKIYKKSLRQSSAYVKRQRKRTEKVYKCNECGKAFKQSSSLIRHQRIHTGEKPYECNECGKTFIASSNLIQHQRVHTGEKPYECNDCGKAFSQGSSLIRHQRIHTGEKPYECSECGKAFNVSSNLIQHQKIHTGEKPYSCKECGKTFILNSYLINHQRVHSGDKSFECNECGKAFSDRTSLIYHQRIHTGEKPYECNKCGKAFSLSSGLIKHLRIHTGEKPYECYECGKIFRAYSNLIQHQRIHTGEKPYECKECGKTFILSSYLIRHQKIHIS is encoded by the exons GTGTTGGTGACTTTCACGGATGTGACTGTaaattttaccagtgaggaatgGAGTCTTCTAAACCCTGCACAAAGGGGCCTTTACAGAGACGTGATGCTGGAGAATTATGAGAATGTGGTCTCACTGG GGTTTCCAGTGTGTGAACCTGATGTAATCTCCTGTTTGGAGCAAGGGGAAGAGACATGGATCTTGGACATGCAAGAAACTGAGGAGAGAGAGATCATGAGAGGGGACTGCTCAG ATTGTGAGACCAGGACTGAGAATAAGGAAATGTTGCTAAAGCAGGAAATTTCTGAAGACGTGGAATCCCAGAATATGATACTGGAAAGACTCATGGGGGATGTCCCTCATGTCTCTAAATGTAGAGAAACCTTTGAATCTGATGCCAAGTCAAAGGATGGCTTGCAGTCTTCTGCAGATAAATTCGTTTCTCAGAAGAGACATATGAGGTCAATGACAGTGATGGATCAAAATCCACCCGAAGGAGAGAAAGACCAGAAATGTAATGAatttggaagaaacctcagtCTGAACTCTAACACTATTAGAATTTCCTCAAGAGAGAAACCCCAGCAGTGTGATGACATGGACCAGAAGTCCAAACAGAATTCAGACCTAATTATACATCAGAAAAACCATACTGAAGGGAAATCCTATAAAcctaaaatatacaaaaaatccTTAAGACAGAGTTCAGCTTATGTTAAACGTCAGAGAAAGCGCACAGAAAAAgtctataaatgtaatgaatgtgggaaagccttcaaaCAGAGTTCAAGCCTCATTAGACACCAGAGGATTCACACAGGagaaaaaccctatgaatgtaatgaatgtgggaaaacatTCATTGCATCCTCAAACCTTATTCAGCATCAGAGggttcatactggagaaaaaccatatGAGTGTAATgattgtgggaaagccttcagccaGGGGTCAAGCCTAATTcgccatcagagaattcacactggagaaaaaccatatgagtgtagtgaatgtgggaaagcttttaaTGTCTCCTCAAATCTaattcaacatcagaaaattcacactggagagaaaccttattcatgtaaggaatgtggaaaaacttTCATCCTAAATTCTTACCTTATTAATCATCAGAGAGTTCACAGTGGAGACAAATCCTttgagtgtaatgaatgtgggaaagcctttagtgATCGCACATCTCTTATTTaccaccagagaattcatactggggagaaaccCTATGAGTGTAAcaaatgtgggaaagccttcagtctGAGTTCAGGCCTCATTAAACATttaagaattcatactggagaaaaaccttatgagtGTTATGAATGTGGGAAAATCTTCAGGGCATATTCAAACCTTATTCAACATCAGCGAATTCACAcgggagagaaaccttatgaatgtaaagaatgtggaaagactttcattctGAGCTCATACCTCATtagacatcagaaaattcatatttCATGA